A stretch of the Harpia harpyja isolate bHarHar1 chromosome 5, bHarHar1 primary haplotype, whole genome shotgun sequence genome encodes the following:
- the RIDA gene encoding 2-iminobutanoate/2-iminopropanoate deaminase, with protein MASLVKKIISTAKAPAALGPYSQAVLVDRTMYIAGQIGIEPSTGQLVSGGAKEEAKQALKNMGEILKAAGCDYGNVVKTTVLMADMKDFNDINDIYKQFFKTNFPARAAYQVAALPKGARVEIEAIAIQGPLQDASA; from the exons ATGGCCTCGCTCGTGAAGAAAATAATCAGCACTGCTAAGGCTCCTGCTGCATTGGGTCCCTACAG TCAAGCAGTGCTGGTAGACCGAACGATGTACATTGCAGGACAGATAGGTATAGAACCTTCCACCGGGCAACTTGTCTCTGGAGGGGCAAAGGAAGAAGCTAAGCAG gCTCTAAAAAACATGGGAGAAATCCTGAAAGCTGCAGGCTGTGACTATGGCAATG TTGTGAAGACTACGGTTTTGATGGCAGACATGAAGGACTTCAATGATATTAATGATATTTACAAACAAT ttttcaaGACAAACTTCCCAGCCAGAGCAGCCTATCAGGTTGCTGCTTTGCCCAAA GGTGCCAGAGTTGAGATTGAAGCTATCGCTATTCAGGGACCCCTCCAAGATGCTTCAGCCTGA